The following is a genomic window from Rutidosis leptorrhynchoides isolate AG116_Rl617_1_P2 chromosome 8, CSIRO_AGI_Rlap_v1, whole genome shotgun sequence.
TACTTTTATACTCATTAACAATATTTTTAAGCGTTGTcgtaagaaaaattaaaaaataaaatcatACTTTTCACAGTTTTAATCTTTTCaatgattaaattttttttttattaacgaCGACTTATCAAACGGTTCTTAACGCGTTTCATAATATCGTGAATTTGAATAATCGTCGTAGTAAAATTGATAGTAACTTTAAGACCATATCTAAGATTGgtttggaagaagaaatagaatctcCTTTCTTTTTCGAGAAAAGGTCCCATCCAATGATTGGGTCGACCAGACCAGATCATGAGTGAAATATCATGATCGGGTCTACTAGGCTAGATCATGAGTGAATAGAAAATAGAAAATGTACATAGGAGTGCCAACTGAAATACTTGGAATAATTTTACCACTTCTACTGGGAGTAGCCTTTTTAGTGCTAGCTGAACGTAAAGCAGTGGCTTTTGTGAAACGTCGAAAGAGTCCTGATGTATGGGAACCCAACGTTAGTTTGCAAGGTCAGTCTTAGTTGGCAAAATCTGACGAAAATAGTGCAGCGTTAGTCCTTGGGCGTCAGATCCGTTAGTCACCATGGTGACGGATTTTGTTGAGCCGTGAgttttctttttaaccaatgaatgaattttaataatttaattaataattaatttattttttctcACCCCATTCCCAATCAGATTTTATCACATCGCCCAACCTAATATTTAATACAAAAAAGTGACACAACGGTTAAAAAAGGTCAGAAACTGACATTGCCAAACCACGTTCACTTTGCACTTTATATAGTTTCATTTCATGTATACTGACTGAATGCGTTGTAACTTGTAACTATCTAACTAGGTTCTAGTAAAATCCTAACCCATTTTAATTTTGTTAAAACTtgaacatttcatctcttcctTGAAAAGCCCTCTTTTTTTTCCTTCTCTTTTTCTCACTCGATTTCTACACATGCAATCACAATTCGAATCGCAACTAATAACAACCGATCGCCGGAGTTAACATTTACAGTAATTGCATCGCCGGAACGTGATCCAATTACAAAGCTGAGGTAACAATGAAAACGAACATAAAACATCTTCGTAAATTAAAACGACAAATCGATCAAAATTGTGTAACCGATTTAGCATCGAACGAGGACGTTTTGATCGAAATTTTACTCCGATTACCAATTCGATCACTTCTTCGTTCAAAATGTGTATCAAAAGATTGGCGTTCCTTAATTTCAGATCACAGTTTCGCTTTACGTcgaaaccctaaccctaatcctCCATGCGGTTTGTTTCTTCAACGTGTTCGTACTTCTCCTGTTAATCGTTCTGTTTTCGATTATGATTTTGTTTCGTTCGATATCGAAAATAAAATTAAACCTCCGTTTAAGAAAGTTAGTTTCAATGATTTAGAGTTAATAATTTTGCAGTCTAGTAAGGGCTTAATGCTATGTCATAGTTTGAGTGAGTATTATTGTAATGTTAGTAAAGAAATCGTGTATGATTCAAGGTATTATGTTTATAATCCAACAATTAATCGATTTGAATGCCTTCCGAAACTCGAAGGTAGTGATGGGATTCAAAGACGTCCGCGTGGTATGACATTAGTTTATGATCCGTTGAAGTCACATTACTATGAGGTTGTTTGTGTTCGGGGGGTTTTAAGTGATAACTTGTACGAAATTGAGATATATTCGTCGAAAAGTAAGAGTTGGAGGAAATGTGGAAAGCCTTTTGCGAATCAGATTGATACTGAGTTTATGTGTGGGGTATATTGGAACGATGCGGTTCATTGGATTAATAAAAAAGGGTCTCTTGTTTATCTAAAGATGAATGAGGATCATATGAATGACATACGTTTACCTGTTGTACGTAATGGATGGAATTGTAAGAAGCATTGTTATCCTTTAGTTGAGTCTCGTGATTGTCTGATGTTTATCGATATATTTCCTCCGTTAAGCACGATGTTTCACGTTTATGAAATGAGTAAGGACTATTCCGGGTGGTCAATTATGTACCAAATTGATATTGAGCAAGTGGTTACGACTGAATCAAGATTCTTGCAGCCTAGTTTGAGTAAGAAGTTTTTGATACATTGTATTGTTTTGGGAGAAAATGAAAAAGACTCGTTTTTAGTGATGGAAGTACCGGGAAAGGTTCTGAGATACAATTTTGAGTTGTATACGTATCAGGTGCTTTGTAAATTTAACGCACCTGAACTGTCAAGGTTTTCTGTTGCAGATGATGGCTATTCAAAACTAGGCAGGTGGCCGGGAACCTTTATGTTTTACGAGTCGCTTGCTTATCCGTAATGGAAATGTGGTAGTTATCAGTACAATACTACATCTTTTCTCTTTTGTGATTGTTGTTTGTTATGTGTCTGTTAAAGATAGAGCTTTCTTGTTAACTTTGGTTTACTTGGCTAGTCAAATTGTGAACTTATAGATAGTTAATGGTCTAGTCTTTTGTGGATTTTTGTTAAATCGTTGTTATGCTTGTGTGATATTGGTTTCTAGTTTCTTCATCCATAGATTACTCCATGTGACACCCTTGACACACCTAAGATGCAAACTTGATATTGATGGCACCCTCATTATTCAACATATTAAATCCTTATAGTGAGTATTGGTGTTACAGGTTTCTATCGTCTGTAGCACCGAAAG
Proteins encoded in this region:
- the LOC139862857 gene encoding F-box protein At5g07610-like, with product MKTNIKHLRKLKRQIDQNCVTDLASNEDVLIEILLRLPIRSLLRSKCVSKDWRSLISDHSFALRRNPNPNPPCGLFLQRVRTSPVNRSVFDYDFVSFDIENKIKPPFKKVSFNDLELIILQSSKGLMLCHSLSEYYCNVSKEIVYDSRYYVYNPTINRFECLPKLEGSDGIQRRPRGMTLVYDPLKSHYYEVVCVRGVLSDNLYEIEIYSSKSKSWRKCGKPFANQIDTEFMCGVYWNDAVHWINKKGSLVYLKMNEDHMNDIRLPVVRNGWNCKKHCYPLVESRDCLMFIDIFPPLSTMFHVYEMSKDYSGWSIMYQIDIEQVVTTESRFLQPSLSKKFLIHCIVLGENEKDSFLVMEVPGKVLRYNFELYTYQVLCKFNAPELSRFSVADDGYSKLGRWPGTFMFYESLAYP